One Beggiatoa leptomitoformis DNA segment encodes these proteins:
- a CDS encoding phenol hydroxylase subunit P4, with amino-acid sequence MPVVAISPDYRGEVRDKVDNYHGNYIIYIGWDQHLMFCAPFAFLLSPQVSFQEVINNVLPTAIQSHPDFSQIQWDKTEWLHDGKPFIPSWNKSLLENGLHHKSSLRLRTPALQGLNGSGS; translated from the coding sequence ATGCCTGTTGTTGCTATCAGCCCTGATTATCGTGGAGAAGTCCGCGACAAAGTCGACAATTATCATGGTAACTACATTATTTATATCGGTTGGGACCAACACTTGATGTTTTGCGCGCCCTTCGCCTTCTTGCTCTCGCCACAAGTCAGCTTTCAAGAAGTTATTAACAACGTCCTACCAACTGCCATACAAAGCCACCCTGATTTTTCACAAATTCAATGGGATAAAACTGAATGGCTACATGATGGTAAACCGTTCATTCCAAGTTGGAATAAATCCTTATTAGAAAATGGCTTACACCATAAATCTAGTTTACGTTTACGCACACCAGCATTACAAGGTTTAAACGGTAGCGGTAGCTAA